GCCGGCTGGGGTGACCGCGCAGCCGGCGACGCTTATGCTGACTCCTGGCACGGGACAGAGTGTGACCGTAACTGCGGCGGCGAGCGCGATGGTGGGGAACGCTACGCTGACGCTGACGGGGAATTCCGGGGCATTGACGCACAGCTCCACGGTAGCAGCGACCATCTCCGCGCCTCCGCCCGACTTTACGCTGACGCTGGCGCCCACATCGCTGACGTTGGTCGGCGGAGCAGCTGGTGTGCCGGTGAGTGTGACTGGAGGCGCAATGAACGGGTTCAGCGGCACGGTGGCGGTTACGATTGCGGGACTGCCTGTGGGAGTGACGGCGAATCCTGCGACACTGAGTCTTGTTCCGGGGAAGGCGCAGAGCACGATTCTGTCGGCGGCGCTCAGTGTGGCGTCGGCATCGGCCACAGTGACGATCACGGGTACGTCAGGAGGCATCGTCCATACTGCGTCGCTGGTTTTGACGGTGCAGTCGGTGGCGATGACGAACGCGCCGGATGTGACGACGTTCCACTACGACCTCGCGCGTGATGGGCTGAATGCGCAGGAGACGATTCTTTCGCCGAGCAATGTGAACTCGACGCAGTTTGGCAAGATCGCGTTTGATGCGGCCGACGGCAAGGTGGATGCGCAGCCGCTCTATCTGGCGAATGTACCAATACTCGGACAGTCGAGCAGCCAGCTGCACAATGTCTTGTATGTGGCGACGGAGCATGACAGCGTGTATGCGTTCGACGCGGATACGGGCGTACAGCTGTGGGTGAAGTCGCTCCTGGGCAGCGGCGAGACGACGAGCGACGATCATGGATGCTCGCAGATTACGCCGGAGATCGGGATCACCTCGACTCCGGTAATCGATCGCAAGCAGGGGACAAATGGGACTCTGTTTACTATCGGGATGACCAAGGATACAAGTGGGGGATATCACCATCGGTTGCATGCGCTGGACTTGACGACAGGCGCGGATCTGTCCACACCCACGGAGATTGCGGCCAGCTATCCGGGAACGGGAGACAATAGCCAGAACGGCAGCGTGGTCTTTGATCCTGCGCAATATGCGGAGCGGGCGGGGCTTCTTTTGGTGAACGGCACGATCTACACAGGCTGGACTTCTCACTGCGATGCGGGTTTGTACACGGGTTGGGTGATGGGGTATAGCGAGTCGACGCTACAGCAGACGCAGCTGCTGAACTTGACGCCGGATGGGGACGAGGGTTCGATCTGGATGAGCGGGGATGGAATGGCTGCAGACAGCAGCGGATTCATCTATCTGCTGGATGCGAATGGGACGTTTGATACGACGCTGACGACGGCGGGATTTCCGGCGCAGGGCGATTACGGAAATGCGATGGTGAAACTTTCGACAGCGAGTGGGAAGCTGGCGGTGGTGGACTACTTTGAGACGTATAACGGGAGCGCGGAGTCGAGCGAGGATCTGGATTTGGGATCGGGTGGAGCGATGCTGCTGCCGGATCAGAAGGATGCCAGCGGCGGGGTGCATCACCTGATTGTGGCCGCGGGCAAAGATAAGAATATCTATCTGGCCGATCGGGACAACATGGGTAAGTTCAATCCGGCGAGCGATCCGATGGACAGCAATATCTACCAGGAGATTCCAGGGGCGATGGCGGGGATGGTGTACTCGACGCCAGCGTACTTCAACGGGGTGGTGTACTACGCGGCTGACGGGGATGTGCTGAAGGCGTTTCCATTGACGAATGCGGTGATGGCTACGAATCCTTCGAACAAGACGTCGGTGACGTTCCAGCATCCGGGGCCAACGCCAACGATCTCGGCGAATGGGACGCAGAATGGGATCGTGTGGGCGTTAGAGTCTGGCTTGACGATGCCGGGGGTATTGCACGCGTACGATCCGGCGAATTTGTCGCATGAGTTGTACAACAGCGGCCAAGCTGCGAATGGACGCGACAACTTTGGGAACGGCAACAAGTTTATTGCACCGGTGATCGTGAACGGAAAGGTGTACGTCGGCACGCAAAACGGGGTGACAGTGTTTGGGCTGCTACCGACCCAATGAGTTAGTGTGTGTGGCAGATTCTATTTTGCCCTCAAAACACCGGTCTTCGTGCACTGCTACAACTGGCCATTCGAACTAGCCCGAACCAGACAGCTCCGGGCAGTTCGCAGTCGATCAGGAACTCACAAGGCTCTCGGCACAGAACTCAATGAGTGCATTGACCTGAAGTCAACAGTTGAGGTTGGAGCTACTTGCAGATCTCTCGACACTTGCCGACTTTTCGTTAGAAATCAAACTCGCCGCTTCAATAAACAATGTTCCGGCGTTTCCCGACGGCTCTTCTGGGTTTGTCGGCAAAAGTTAATATTTCCTGTTGCTTTCCAAAAGGAAGCATGCCATATTATTCCTGTTGGAAACCTAAAGGTTGATTTGTCATGAAGGAAAAGCCCGACGTCTTGCAAGGTACGCTCGCACTGATGGTCCTCAAGACACTCGATGTCCTGGGACCGCAGCACGGCTGGGGAATAGCCCGGCGCATCGAGCAGATTAGCGGAGACCTTCTGGCTGTCAACCAGGGTACGCTTTATCCCTTGCTGCTCAGGCTGGAGCATGAAGACTCGATTGCCTCCGAGTGGGGCGCATCGGAGAACAACCGCCGCGCGCGCTTCTATCGGCTTACCGCGGCCGGCCGCAAGCAACTCCAGGCGGAGACCCGCGAATGGGAGCAAACAGCAGCGATCATCGCGCGCTTTTTCAAACTCAAGGCGGAGGATTTAACATGAAATTCCTGCGACGCTCGCTGATACGCTTGTCGAATCTCGTCACATCACGGACTGCCGACCAACGCCTGCAGGATGAGATCGCCGAACATCTCGCGTTCCAGACAGAGGAGAATCTGCGCGCCGGAATGTCGCCCGCCGAGGCACGGCGGCAGGCGACGCTTAAACTAGGCGCGGCCCAGGCGATTCGGGAGGGCCATCACGCCGAGCACAGCATTCCCTTTATTGAGAATTTGTTCTTCGACCTGCGATACGCGGTTCGCATGCTCCTGAAATCTCCTGGATTCTCTTTCATTGCGATCGCCACTATGGCGCTGGGCATCGGAGCCACCACCGCGATCTATAGCGTAATCGACGCCACGCTGCTGCACCCTTTGCCGTATCCAAACCCATCCGAGTTGGTGCGCGTTCAGGACGACCTTCCGGGCGTAGGCGCGCAAAATGTCGGCATCTCCGTCCCTGAGTGGAGAGACCTCGAGAGTGCCGGGATATTCCAGTCCGTGTCGGTCTCCGGCACCGGCGCAGACGTGAACCTGACCGGCAGTGCACAGCCCGAGCGTCTCAGCTACAAGCATGCTACGCCGAATTACTTCACGGTACTCGGTGTAGACGCGCAGTTGGGTCGTACATTCGATCCGAACGATGCGACTCCCGGCTTCAACCTGGAGGCCGTGATCAGCGACGGGCTCTGGAGGAGAGAATTCGGAGCCGACCCACACATTGTCGGCAAAGCGCTGCGCCTGGACAACGACGTTTATCACGTCGTGGGCGTCATGCCGCGCGGTTTTCGCGATTTGGGCTCAACCAGCGAGGAGCGAAATACGGAAGTATGGCTGGGAGCCGGCATGGCCGGTCTGCCGTTTCCGCCCCCACGGCGCGGTTTACGTCTGCAGAGTCGAGCGGTCGCCCGCTTGAAGCCCGGTCTCT
The nucleotide sequence above comes from Tunturibacter empetritectus. Encoded proteins:
- a CDS encoding PadR family transcriptional regulator, with the translated sequence MKEKPDVLQGTLALMVLKTLDVLGPQHGWGIARRIEQISGDLLAVNQGTLYPLLLRLEHEDSIASEWGASENNRRARFYRLTAAGRKQLQAETREWEQTAAIIARFFKLKAEDLT